A single genomic interval of Prunus dulcis chromosome 5, ALMONDv2, whole genome shotgun sequence harbors:
- the LOC117628887 gene encoding receptor-like protein EIX2, with the protein MLESLDLSRNQLSGRIPSSFSSLNFLSVLDLSYNNLSGRTPLSAQLQSFNYSQYMGNLGLCGPPVTQKCPGAETTQDPGITSGNKSDCNTEGDNDGLIYLGFYASIVLGFLIGFWGVYGTLLLKSSWRYAYFQVLNDTKDWIYVTTALHTEKLQWRLQR; encoded by the coding sequence ATGTTAGAATCTCTTGACTTGTCAAGAAACCAGCTATCTGGTAGAATTCCATCAAGCTTTTCGAGCTTGAATTTTCTGAGTGTCTTGGACTTATCATACAATAACTTGTCAGGAAGAACTCCACTAAGCGCCCAACTTCAGAGTTTTAACTACTCTCAATATATGGGAAATCTTGGACTTTGTGGACCACCAGTGACACAGAAATGCCCTGGAGCTGAAACAACTCAAGATCCTGGAATCACCAGTGGCAATAAAAGTGATTGTAACACCGAAGGAGACAATGATGGCCTCATATACTTGGGATTTTATGCAAGTATAGTGCTGGGTTTCCTCATAGGATTTTGGGGTGTCTATGGGACTTTACTGCTTAAGAGTTCATGGAGATATGCCTACTTCCAAGTCCTGAATGATACAAAAGACTGGATTTATGTTACAACAGCACTGCACACGGAAAAATTGCAGTGGAGACTTCAAAGATAA
- the LOC117627376 gene encoding probable serine/threonine-protein kinase PBL19 isoform X1 — protein MKCFFPFKDKSKSKKQGAQSAPELRNQSKSSDLVLDRATKSSSSLPSPRSIPELYKEKEHNLRVFSYQELREATNCFNRLLKLGEGGFGSVYKGTISPEHGQGSPIVVAIKRLNPRSLQGHKEWLAEVQFLGVVNHPNLVKLLGYCSVDGERGIQRLLVYEYMPNRSLEDHLFNRALPTMPWMTRLQVMLGSAEGLAYLHQGLEVQVIYRDFKSSNVLLDEQFRAKLSDFGLAREGPTGDRTHVSTSVSGGVVGTYGYAAPEYIETGHLSTHSDLWSFGVVLYEILTGRRVLDKNRPPAEQKLLYWVKQFPADGKRFSMIIDPLLRGQYSLTAARKLAKLADSCLNKNAKDRPTMSQAVEVLKQALQDSEAGTSSENRSFEASGSKLAKRKPK, from the exons ATGAAGTGCTTTTTTCCATTCAAGGACAAATCCAAGAGCAAGAAGCAAGGAGCACAATCCGCTCCAGAATTGAGAAACCAAAGCAAATCAAGCGATCTGGTTTTAGATCGTGCAACAAAATCTTCAAGTTCCTTACCATCACCAAGGAGCATACCAGAATTGTACAAAGAAAAGGAGCACAATTTGAGAGTTTTCTCTTATCAAGAGCTGAGGGAAGCAACAAATTGTTTCAACAGGTTGCTAAAGCTTGGGGAAGGAGGTTTCGGGAGTGTATATAAAGGAACAATTAGCCCTGAACATGGTCAAGGAAGTCCGATTGTAGTTGCCATTAAAAGGTTAAACCCGCGTAGCTTACAG GGTCATAAAGAATGGCTTGCGGAAGTTCAATTTCTTGGTGTCGTAAATCATCCAAATCTAGTAAAACTTTTAGGATATTGTTCTGTAGATGGAGAAAGAGGTATACAACGGCTACTGGTATATGAATATATGCCTAATAGAAGCTTAGAAGATCATCTTTTCAACAGGGCTTTGCCCACAATGCCTTGGATGACAAGACTACAGGTTATGCTTGGTTCTGCTGAAGGATTGGCTTATCTACACCAGGGACTGGAAGTCCAG GTGATATATCGAGATTTCAAATCCTCCAATGTGCTATTGGATGAGCAATTCAGGGCAAAGCTCTCAGACTTCGGGCTTGCTAGAGAAGGACCAACGGGTGACCGCACTCATGTATCAACGTCGGTGAGTGGAGGG GTGGTAGGGACTTATGGATATGCTGCCCCAGAATATATTGAAACAGGCCATCTTTCAACGCATAGTGATTTATGGAGTTTCGGTGTGGTGCTTTATGAGATCCTCACAGGCAGGCGTGTCTTGGACAAGAACCGCCCGCCAGCGGAACAGAAACTTCTTTATTGGGTTAAACAGTTCCCGGCTGACGGTAAAAGGTTCAGCATGATAATAGATCCATTGCTGAGAGGTCAGTATTCTCTTACTGCTGCTCGAAAACTTGCCAAGTTGGCAGATAGTTGTCTGAACAAGAATGCAAAAGACCGACCAACAATGAGTCAGGCGGTAGAGGTCTTGAAGCAAGCTCTACAAGATTCAGAAGCGGGAACCAGTTCTGAAAATAGAAGTTTTGAGGCATCTGGGTCTAAATTGGCTAAGCGGAAACCCAAGTAG
- the LOC117627376 gene encoding probable serine/threonine-protein kinase PBL19 isoform X2: MKCFFPFKDKSKSKKQGAQSAPELRNQSKSSDLVLDRATKSSSSLPSPRSIPELYKEKEHNLRVFSYQELREATNCFNRLLKLGEGGFGSVYKGTISPEHGQGSPIVVAIKRLNPRSLQGHKEWLAEVQFLGVVNHPNLVKLLGYCSVDGERGIQRLLVYEYMPNRSLEDHLFNRALPTMPWMTRLQVMLGSAEGLAYLHQGLEVQVIYRDFKSSNVLLDEQFRAKLSDFGLAREGPTGDRTHVSTSVVGTYGYAAPEYIETGHLSTHSDLWSFGVVLYEILTGRRVLDKNRPPAEQKLLYWVKQFPADGKRFSMIIDPLLRGQYSLTAARKLAKLADSCLNKNAKDRPTMSQAVEVLKQALQDSEAGTSSENRSFEASGSKLAKRKPK, translated from the exons ATGAAGTGCTTTTTTCCATTCAAGGACAAATCCAAGAGCAAGAAGCAAGGAGCACAATCCGCTCCAGAATTGAGAAACCAAAGCAAATCAAGCGATCTGGTTTTAGATCGTGCAACAAAATCTTCAAGTTCCTTACCATCACCAAGGAGCATACCAGAATTGTACAAAGAAAAGGAGCACAATTTGAGAGTTTTCTCTTATCAAGAGCTGAGGGAAGCAACAAATTGTTTCAACAGGTTGCTAAAGCTTGGGGAAGGAGGTTTCGGGAGTGTATATAAAGGAACAATTAGCCCTGAACATGGTCAAGGAAGTCCGATTGTAGTTGCCATTAAAAGGTTAAACCCGCGTAGCTTACAG GGTCATAAAGAATGGCTTGCGGAAGTTCAATTTCTTGGTGTCGTAAATCATCCAAATCTAGTAAAACTTTTAGGATATTGTTCTGTAGATGGAGAAAGAGGTATACAACGGCTACTGGTATATGAATATATGCCTAATAGAAGCTTAGAAGATCATCTTTTCAACAGGGCTTTGCCCACAATGCCTTGGATGACAAGACTACAGGTTATGCTTGGTTCTGCTGAAGGATTGGCTTATCTACACCAGGGACTGGAAGTCCAG GTGATATATCGAGATTTCAAATCCTCCAATGTGCTATTGGATGAGCAATTCAGGGCAAAGCTCTCAGACTTCGGGCTTGCTAGAGAAGGACCAACGGGTGACCGCACTCATGTATCAACGTCG GTGGTAGGGACTTATGGATATGCTGCCCCAGAATATATTGAAACAGGCCATCTTTCAACGCATAGTGATTTATGGAGTTTCGGTGTGGTGCTTTATGAGATCCTCACAGGCAGGCGTGTCTTGGACAAGAACCGCCCGCCAGCGGAACAGAAACTTCTTTATTGGGTTAAACAGTTCCCGGCTGACGGTAAAAGGTTCAGCATGATAATAGATCCATTGCTGAGAGGTCAGTATTCTCTTACTGCTGCTCGAAAACTTGCCAAGTTGGCAGATAGTTGTCTGAACAAGAATGCAAAAGACCGACCAACAATGAGTCAGGCGGTAGAGGTCTTGAAGCAAGCTCTACAAGATTCAGAAGCGGGAACCAGTTCTGAAAATAGAAGTTTTGAGGCATCTGGGTCTAAATTGGCTAAGCGGAAACCCAAGTAG